The Cylindrospermum stagnale PCC 7417 genome segment ACAGATGGTTACGAGACACATTCTAAGTTAATGGATTTGCTATCAGAATCGGCAGAAACTCAGCCAGATCCAGAGGTAATAGATCGCGAGTTGCAGATAGTTACTAACTTTTTGAATAGCCACTTACGGGGGCGGAGTCTGTTGGAATTAGCTACCCTAGATTGGAGTGAATTAGATCAAGAGTTCCAACGCTATGGCGAATTCTTAAAAAAATCAGTGGCAGAATTAACTCGTCGCACTCTGGCACCATCTGCGACACAAATTATGGTGCGGGGTGTGGCTGAAGTTTTGCGTCAGCCGGAATTTTCCCAATTGCAGCAAGTGAAAACGATTATCCACCTGCTGGAGGAAGAACAAGACCAATTGTGGCGATTAATCTTTGAGGCATCAGAGCCGGAGGACTTGGGTAAGTCACGGGTAACGGTTCGGATTGGTGCAGAAAACCCTCTAGAACCGATACGCACCTGCACGTTGATTACTTCTACTTATCGCCGAGGTTCTGTACCAGTTGGCAGTGTGGGAGTTTTGGGGCCAACGCGTCTAGACTATGAAAGTGCGATCGCAGTTGTAGCTGCTGCTGCCGATTACCTCTCAGAAGCTTTCAGTTAACTAGCTTAAATCATGCCGAAAAACATTGCCTTTAGTTTACTATGGCTAGGATTTATTTCCTATGCCTTTTTCTTTGCTCCTCCCGACCAACCCGATACCTTCGAGTTAATTAAAAATCTTTCCACCGGTCAGTTGCAAGGCATTAACCCTTTAGTTATTGCCCTATTCAATATTATGGGCATTTGGCCTTTAATCTACAGCACAGTATTGTTTACTGATGGTAGATGCCAAAAAGTACCCGCTTGGCCGTTTGCTACTGCTTCTTTTGGCGTTGGCGCATTTGCCCTATTGCCTTATTTAGCCTTAAGAGAATCAAATAAACAGTTTATTGGCAAAAAGAATATCCTTATCAAACTTTTAGATTCCCGCTTCACTGGAATTGCCCTAACTATAGGCGCAGCTCTTTTAGTTATCTATGGTTTACAAAAAGGAGATTGGGTAAATTTTATCCAACAGTGGCAAACTAGCCGTTTTATCCATGTGATGAGTTTAGATTTCTGTCTACTTAGCCTATTATTTCCGGCATTGCTGGGAGATGATATGGCGCGTCGTGGTTGGAAAGATCATCCATTATTTTGGCTATTTGCTTTGATTCCTCTATTCGGCCCTTTATTATATTTGTGTGTACGTCCACCTCTACCAGAAGTTGGCGTCGAATTAATAACCAATCAGCAACAACTAGCCGCAAACTAAGCAATTTTTAATTACCCAAGCACAGAAATTATTTAGACATTTCATAAACTTCTGGAAGCTGCCACCAAGGAGCATGGGGGTGTTCATGATGCTCTTTGTGGTAGCCGAAATGATAGCAGGTAATAAATGACCACCAAATTGGGCGGTTAATAGTTTGGGCACAATGAGGCTGAATATAACCGCCTATTGGTTTGCTATGTGGTAGGAAAGTACCAAAATAAAATAATTGTAATGAACTGACAATCGAGGGAATTACCCAGAAGTAAGTTAGATTATCACTGGGTATATTGAGGATACGATTGGTAAAATGAAAAATAATTATTAGGGTGATAATTTGCCGCCAACTCCAGTAACTCTTCATGAAATGAAAATACCAAGCAAAGAAATTTGCATGTTTACCATCATGGAAATCAGGGTCTATTTCACTAGCTGGATTGTGGTGGTGTAACCAATGTTTTTTTAACAGTGTTTTGTATGGTAAAAGACCATAAAGAAAAAGGCATAATGAGCCAAAAAAATGGTTTATTTTGGTATTTTGGGGAAACACTACCCCATGCATGGCATCATGAGCTGTAATAAATAATCCCGTATATAAAAATGTTTGCCAAACTATGATAGGCATTAACATCAAGAATTTGAACTGAGAAATGTCAAGGAAAAGTAGGAAACCCAGGCTAATAGCCCAGACGCTAATAATGACAATAGCAATGGAAAGTCCCCCAAAAGGTGATTTAGTTTTTAGTACCGGGGCTAGTTTTATTTGAAGACTGGGTGGTTGTTCTAAATCGATCACGTTTTTACTCCGCGTAGAATTCAGGTGAAAATTCCCAAAACATAGTCATGGTAAAAGCACCAGCCACCAGCTAGACAAGTGCATTAGTGGATAGTGTCAATAATCTAAAAATGTTTAGAATTATTAAGATGCTTTAAGTATTATTGCACATACGGCCGCCATACAAAAATTGTTTTCAGTTGAGAGGTCGGGTAATATGGGTGGCAAAACTGCTGTCTTAGGTATCACAAGTAGCCAATGTTAGCGCGTTGTTACTTTGTAAAGATCTGAAGCCTGCAACAAAGACCGTCAATCGTAAGTTGAAAATTGTAGGAAATGAAGTGGAGTAATTTGTGCATTACACTCAACCGTTGATATCTCAAAATAGGTAAGCCATAAAACCGATGCCAGTGCTAAAAATGCTTTCAGGCATTACGATCTATTTGATTATTTGTGTTTTCAGTTATATCGCTTTTGTCAAGACACATTAATTTTTTTACTGAAAAATAAAATACTTTTTCATTATCTTGACCTAATGAATTAGCGGCATCTGCCTTAATATCAAAATGTAAGTAAGTCTAAAGGATGAATCTTTGCATATTTTCAGGAAAAACCTCGGCTAAAAAATAACCTATTGAGTAGAGGTGTCTTGACTAGAGTTACTAGACGATGCTGGCAATGAAAGCAAAAAAATAATCCTCTCTATGCCACGACAAATCTAACGAAAGTCAGAAGGTTTTTACAGAGTTTTTGCCCAAACTGATAGACAGAAAATAAAATAATTTTTTTCAAACTTAGAGTATGGCTCCTACAATACTGATTACAGGTGCGTCTCAAGGCATTGGCAAAGCAACAGCGCTTTTATTTTCCCGGAAAGGATATGACCTCGTACTTGCAGCCCGTCAAACTGAACGCTTGGAAGCTACAGCGCAGGAGGTGCAAAGCCTTGGACTTGCAGCACCATTGACTGTAACTTGTGATGTCACAAATCCCTCCCAGGTAGAGATGTTGGTGCAAAAAGCATTGGAGCATTATGGTTATATCGACGTGCTAGTGAATAATGCAGGCATCTTTGCATCTGGGCCAGTAGAGCAATTTTCTCTTAGTGATTGGCACCAGGTTATAGACACTAATTTATGGGGATATATCCACACCATTCAGGCACTTTTGCCTCATTTTCTCCAACGGGGAAGTGGAACAATTGTTAATTTAAGTTCCATTGGGGGTAAAGTGCCTACGGCGTATTTAGTTGCTTACTGCACTAGTAAATTTGGCGTGACAGGATTGACGGAAGCACTACAAGCAGAATTACAGCCAAAAGGTATTCATGTTTGTGGGATTTATCCAAATTTGATCAAGAGTAGTTTGATGGAACGGGCAATTTTTCGGGGTAAGGATGAGGAAGAATTGCAAACTCGTCGAGAACAACTCAATAATGTGCTGAAAAATCCCGTAGTGGAGAAGCCTGAAGATGTGGCAAATGCAATCTGGGATGCAGTCAATAATCAGAAGTCGGAAGTAATGGTTGGTTCTGCGAATTTTTCGCAGTCATTGTATCGGTTATTTCCTGGTTTGATGAAATGGGTTTCTCGGCAAACCTTAAAAAATCAGGAATAGTAATTATTGGATTCTTCAGCGCCTTCTGCTATCGTGACTCGCACTCCCGCTTTGTCACATAATGGCGGTAGCGGAACATCGCTTCTAGTTGAGCTTGCAGTAACCAACCGCTAACGAATTCTACGGCATCGCCACCAGGCATAGAAAAAGAAATAGCATCAGTTAATCTGGTTTTGTCATTTTCTAGGACAAATTCATGTCGATGTGTCCAAGACTCGAAAGGGCCAGATATCTGTTCGTCGATAAATAGATTATTTTTTTCGCATTCAGTGTGAC includes the following:
- the hrcA gene encoding heat-inducible transcriptional repressor HrcA, giving the protein MQVQLTNRQQHILWATVRHYIATAEPVGSKALIEEFDLGVSSATIRNVMGVLEKSGLLYQPHTSAGRIPSDSGYRMYVDQLITPSGASAPRTEALAKEVEDTLQKRLHWEDWSLETLLQGAAQILATLSGCISLITMPQTHTAQLRHLQLMQIEAGRIMLIVVTDGYETHSKLMDLLSESAETQPDPEVIDRELQIVTNFLNSHLRGRSLLELATLDWSELDQEFQRYGEFLKKSVAELTRRTLAPSATQIMVRGVAEVLRQPEFSQLQQVKTIIHLLEEEQDQLWRLIFEASEPEDLGKSRVTVRIGAENPLEPIRTCTLITSTYRRGSVPVGSVGVLGPTRLDYESAIAVVAAAADYLSEAFS
- the crtW gene encoding beta-carotene ketolase CrtW, translating into MIDLEQPPSLQIKLAPVLKTKSPFGGLSIAIVIISVWAISLGFLLFLDISQFKFLMLMPIIVWQTFLYTGLFITAHDAMHGVVFPQNTKINHFFGSLCLFLYGLLPYKTLLKKHWLHHHNPASEIDPDFHDGKHANFFAWYFHFMKSYWSWRQIITLIIIFHFTNRILNIPSDNLTYFWVIPSIVSSLQLFYFGTFLPHSKPIGGYIQPHCAQTINRPIWWSFITCYHFGYHKEHHEHPHAPWWQLPEVYEMSK
- a CDS encoding SRPBCC family protein, with translation MLHFKHSSVIDAPLEVVWKFHERPDILQLLTPPWQPVQVVRREGGLAVGAITEFRLFLGLLPLTWLARHTECEKNNLFIDEQISGPFESWTHRHEFVLENDKTRLTDAISFSMPGGDAVEFVSGWLLQAQLEAMFRYRHYVTKRECESR
- a CDS encoding SDR family NAD(P)-dependent oxidoreductase, producing MAPTILITGASQGIGKATALLFSRKGYDLVLAARQTERLEATAQEVQSLGLAAPLTVTCDVTNPSQVEMLVQKALEHYGYIDVLVNNAGIFASGPVEQFSLSDWHQVIDTNLWGYIHTIQALLPHFLQRGSGTIVNLSSIGGKVPTAYLVAYCTSKFGVTGLTEALQAELQPKGIHVCGIYPNLIKSSLMERAIFRGKDEEELQTRREQLNNVLKNPVVEKPEDVANAIWDAVNNQKSEVMVGSANFSQSLYRLFPGLMKWVSRQTLKNQE